The nucleotide window CATAATCCTAGTTTCGTTTGGCGAAGTATTTTCAGTGCGAGGAGGATTGTCCGCTCAGGAGCTAGATGGAAAATTGGAAATGGTATAAACATCCCAATTTTTGAGGCGCCGTGGTTAAGTCATGGGGGATGTATCTCATGTGTTGGACAATCAAGTGATGTCATTCAACACTCAAGAGTAATTAATTCTCTGATTGATCATAATGACAGTACTTGGAACTATCCtttgattagtgattatttTGATCAAAATGTGGTGCAGGATATCCTCAGAACTCCTATTTTTAGGCAGGTGGAGGAAGACCAATTAATTTGGAGATTAGAGAAGAATGGACAATATTCAGTTAAAAGTGCGTATCGCTTGTGTATGGAAAATATAGCAAACAATTCACTCTTATACTGGACAGGAAATTGGGGTAGTATTTGGAAGCTTAAAGTACCGCCGAAAGTGAAGAATTTATTATGGAGAATTTGTCAGGGCTGCCTGCCGACGCGAGCAAGATTGTTGGACAAAGGGGTGAACTGTACTTCGTTATGTGCTATGTCTGACGAAAGTTATGAAGACACGAGTCGTGTTTTTCGACTGCCCGAGGGCGAGAATTGTGTGGAAACAGAGTTTGTTATTGAGCAAAGTGATTTCTGTTATGCAGAAAAGCAGTACCACAGCTGAAATTATTTTCACTCTTACAAGAGATGCCACAAGGCCAAGCAGAACAAATTGCAACTTTATTGTGGAGTGTTTGGAAAAGCCGTAATTTACGTGTTTGGGAGAATGTTACGGACACTGGGCAGGTTATTGTTGAGCGCGCGAAGTAATTGCTGCAGAACTGGAATTTCGCAAATTGTAAGAAGCAAATAAGTGGGGATGCTGGAGCTGCAGATGCACCACATACTACTGCTGTCATGACAGATTTTGCAGCTCTTGTCATGACAGATTCTGCAGCAACAGTAGCACTGCCAGTTCAATGCAAATGGCTGAAACCGCACCAAGGAAGGTTAAAATGCAATGTCGATGCATCATTTTCGGAAGcattgaattgtgttggttttgGGCTGTGTATTAGAGATGAATACAGGAATTTTATCAAAGCTAAAACATTGTGGTCGATTCCCGTTTGCTCTTCGGATGTAGGCGAAGCATTGGGTCTTTACCATGCTATTCAATGGGTGCGAGAATTACAACTTTCGAATGTAGATTTTGAGTTGGATGCCAAGAAAGTTGTGGATTATTTCAATAAGGGCGGGAATGATATATCCGAGTTTGGAGCTATAATGGATGAATGTAGGAAGAATTGCAATGattgttttgaaaattctaaGGTGGAGTTTAGTCGGAGACAAGCGAATGTGGTCGCTCATACTCTTGCTCGAGAGGTCATTTCCCTAGCTAGTCCCCATATTTTTGATGATGTACCTCTTTGTATCTCGActtgatttttaatgaaaagctataagctattttctctcaaaaaaaaaaagtttggtttGGTATCAAAATGGATTTGTCTAATGCATGATTATAATCTTATTCTGAATCATTTCCTTGTTACCAATGAGATAGTTTTGTATGATCACAAGACCTAATATATTATGATTAGGCACTTTTCCTTAAaatgttaaatcaattttgttttaattattaaaagaagTAGTACTTCAATGTGTGTGCGCCAAACATTATAGATTTAGTCTTGTGATCATATATTTATTCAGTTTTGAAGAAATGACATCAACATCCAGAAAACgtaaagatgaagaaatgacAACATCAGTCATGCTGGGAAGAATAACTCGTTCAACGGATAGATTACTTCGTTCATCGAAAACTCCACATTCCAAGCTTTTCGCGTTACAAGATCAGTCGCATAGTAAGAAGAAGATGTAGAAGTTATGTGGTTGAAGCTGAATTCTCTAAGAAGGTTGCAGAATCTTCTACTTACCAAAGATATGAAACAATTATCGCTCAACATTAGTAAATATTATACGAAAcatcaaacaatttttattataacaaCATGCTATAAATTTTCGATCATATAATAATACCAACATGCTTGCACGCACACTCGCATGCTCACTCGCACACATTTTATTCAATGACTGTAAAAAAGTGAATgaaaaaatgaacaatttttttcacTATTGACGGATTCAATATAACTAATTATTATTTGGGGCcataaattttcttataaaaatatacattgatgtCAAAGTGATAAAATGCTCACattcatcaaacaaaaatttcaaaattatatcattatatttccgaaaataaaaaacacgtCAACATTTACAaactattattgttttttatttacattgtattttgtttttttaatttattttgaaaactattaaAGCACactacaaatatatttttctatattatatgatcaaacattcattcatcAATTTATCTCACACTTCCCccacaaaaaatatcaaatttatcaCACACTTGTGAATTTgattcttcacaaaaaaaaaattattgaataatttttagtGGATAATACTCCTAAAAATCTTCCATCTCACCAAAataatgagaaagaaaaatggaTTTGGGTTCTTGACCCACCCGTCTGATAGATTCTAGGCAATTTGTTTTTaagcaaagaaaatatattaaataaacaaaaagttggAGGACATTAACCTGACTAGCAACCACGTATACatctgtaaccaaaaaaaaaaaaaaaaaaccacgtATACATCATCCCTAAACGGGTATTACAACGAGTAGTAACAAAATATGGTAAAAACATACTAGACCGAAATCCAGTTGAATGAAACCATATGCATAGAGAGGATAAACACCAGAAGCACAACCCAGTGAACCCAACGGAGGAACGAAATCAGGATTGCAAAAGAAATTAGTGTGTAACACAAACCGGGATTATAACTGAAATTAATCGTCATACAGTAACGGTTTTCCAACCCCACAACTCGTACCTActacaaactatttttttaaaaaccaaaaataaatattaactaaaacaaaaacatcttAAAGCACAAGATTATTGCACAACTCACACGATATACTATCTCCGTCTCTATATCTAAGCACGTTATATATtgactaaattttttttctaaatataatccccttttcaaattactagatgtatttttttttctctcggTTGTGTCCGAGATTTGAACACCGAACCTTGCATatccttgcatatattatacattgtcctaaccaactgagctaagctcacgaggacatggaaagtcaaatttaatacacatataaacaattgataatttggtaatattaacatacaaaataaacatattaattGCACTAAcaactttcttaaaaaatatgaaaaatacaaaagaaatgtACTTATATACAAGGACGGATAGAGTAATATACATGAGTACCTACAAACGATACATATATCTTTTGACCCGTATCTGTTCATCTAAATCTATAAAAGAACCATTTTCTCATGGAgtatgttaaaagaaaaaaccattTTACTAATTTTAGATTTGAggaatttaataattttagatttgaggaattttaatatataatacaccTGATTACGACGTAAACTTCATCAATGAATTAGTCACAAACCAATAAATTATTTAAGCATTAAACCTTGCACGTTTAAATCAATCGAAATTTATAAGCAAAGGAGGATACAGTGAGCACGATAGAACGAGTTGAGATCCTCTTCGTTTTTTTAACTTATCCATTTCgataacaacataaaaaattttgaaaataattaatcatagtggaattcatttaataataaaacTCATCACATATTTATTGTGTCTATTTCGTTCATAATTACaatctccatttatttttataaatagagaTGATCTCAACTCCCAATAAAACTACCTCAACAAttgcaccaaaaaaataaaactacctCAACAATTAATTATGACATCTTCATGCAAATTCGCAGTCTTGCTCCATCCGCCAAAAACCATGCAATTGTGAGATCtcttataaacttttttttatttttaaaggaaTCTCTTATAACCTTATGTGCATCGATGATACACATTAAACATATCATagatttacatatttattttgaacTCTTTTTAGCTTTAAAACGAAATTTAAATATTGGCATTTTAGTGCGTTTAGAGAGAAtagataaaattaataaaaaaaaattcataagttctctaaATTGAAACTAATTTTATATGATGTATGTTAGACACTAAATAAATATGAGTATTTTGTCagttaaaaatcaaacattggTTTGTTACATTGTGAGAATATATCCTCTTTTGCTATAATCCATTTCATTAGTGGGCGaccttttaaatatatatatatatatatatatatgtgtgtgtgtgtgtgtgtgtgtgtgtgtgtgtctatgtGTGAACGCGCGCGCTCGTGTTCGTGTTGGAAAAGAcctttatgtaaaaaaaaaaaattgaaaccatTGCTCCATTTGTACTATATATGCCGCTTAGACATTGTACCCAATTTTGGGTTAAGATCCTATCAatttggcaaaataaatggagtttgcaatttggagagagatggataaaaaaaatagatggtggATCCCACcgtcattaattatattttactttttttagtagtgttgtGTTGgcttaattaaaattgaaatatatatcaCTTACCTTCAAAAGGATCAACAATAACATTTTGATCACTTTGCAGGCTAACCAAACAGCAAAAGATCATGCATATAAAGACAGTTGAAGGATACATGGTATACAAGGACAGAGGGCAGGGCCGGTCCAATGTATTTTTAAGTCTAAAGCGAAATTTAGATAGAGACCTTTCAAATGCGTCTAGCGaaaataagacaaaattaacaaaagaaaaaatcataagTTTCCTCAATTGAAAGTAATTCTATATGATGTATGTTAGACACTAAGCAAATGAGTATTTTGtcacttaaaaatcaaatattggttTGTCACATTGTGAGAATATATCCTCTTTTGCTATAATCTATTTCATTAGTGGGCGaccttttaaatatatatgtgtgtgtgtgcgcgcgcgtgTGTTCTTGTTGGAAAAGAcctttatgtaaaaaaaaaaattggaaaccaTTGCTCCATTTGTACTATATATGCCGCTTAGACATTGTATCCAATTTCGGGTTAAGATCCTATccatttggcaaaataaatggagtttgcaatttggagagagatggatacaaaaaatagatggtggatcccaccatcattaattatattttactttttttttaaattttatgtgtatttatcttttcaaatgaaagaaataagaGGATCTTAACTCCAACTTCTTTCCATTTGTACATAAAAAATTACCTTAGCAATCCCTTTCTCCATTTTTTTCCCTGACTAAATTTTCCTCCTTCCATGGAATGAATGACACAGGAATATTTATAAGAGCAATGATGGATGAGGTTTGGTGAAATTCCACAAGAGCTATGGACTCTTATACTTACCTAGAAAATTTATATGCTTTCTTCTATCCTTTTCCATTAATTGTTACAATTTCCCCTAATAACCATATAAATTTTATGGCATCCTATCCTATATTATTTAATTCTGCTAAGTTTCCATAAATTTTAAACAGGGAGCTTGGCAAAAATTACTCAAGAGGCTCTCTACCTTCAGCCATTGGAATACTGACTCGTATAAGTTACATGTAAgttcttaatattttttctatttaatgttaggaaaaatcattttattataatcttatatatatttattctaTTTAGGTCATTTGGAATCAATGCTTTATCAGAGGAACTTCCAGAAGAGTTAGGAAATCTTACTCAACTACTCGCATTGTACGTTATTCACTtgcctcttttattttttttatattagtggTTTTTTTAAGCCATATGAGTCACCTCGTCAATCCGAATAAAATATAGGACTTCAGTCTTAAAATTTCAGGTCAAATTTAGGGTTTAACCGACTATCCATTAAGGTTAGCCAATATGGACCACAATTATTCCATCTGACCCgcataactattttttttaaataaaatagtaatatttatgaagtagaaagactttgcttTTCTATAGCCGAACAAATATTTCGtttgatgaaattaattacaataaagttcaatgcataaatattaaatactaCTCGTTATTTAATGGATATGGACTCAAATTTAATGGTATATGTGcatgtttaaaataattgtcgtttatataccaatgcaacatttattattttttcactaatatatttttatttattgaatttcatctcaCTGAATCACTCCACTAACTACattaatattttagtaaatgataccaaaaaaagtatttaaaaaattaaacaatttatgAATGTTTCTTAAAAAACGATTAATAATTGTATTgtcttttatgttttattttcttcttataataagtATGGAATGGAATTATAAAATAGAGGGGAGAGAGATACACTGAGGTGATGTGGAAAATGGTGTTGTCAATGAAAGTGCAATCACAGTTTATGGAAGGCATCACAGTTTTAACAGTGATATCAATTGGCTCTAAAGCTGTCCCGCTACAAATATTTTCGCTGATGGTTCACTTTATCTTATCAGCTGATAATCTCCATTTTGAGAATATCGAGTTGAGAGCTCTTGTTGTATAGGGTTCATATTTAGAAAGATTAGTAGTGTTGTGTTGgcttaattaaaattgaaatatatatcaCTTACCTTCAAAAGGATCAACAATAACATTTTGATCACTTTGCAGGCTAACCAAATAGCAAAAGATCATGCATATAAAGACAGTTGAAGGATACATGGTATACAAGGACAGAGGGCAGGGCCGGTCCAATGTATTTTTAAGTCTAAAGCGAAATTTAGATAGAGACCTTTCAAATGCGTCTAGAGaaaataagacaaaattaacaaaagaaaaaatcataagTTTCCTCAATTGAAAGTAATTCTATATGATGTATGTTAGACACTAAGCAAATGAGTATTTTGtcacttaaaaatcaaacattggTTTGTCACATTGTGAGAATATATCCTCTTTCGCTCTAATCCATTTCATTAGTGGGCGaccttttaaatatatatatatatgtgtgtgtgtgcgcgccCGCGCGCGCGTGTGTTCTTGTTGAAAAAGAcctttatgtaaaaaaaaaattggaaaccaTTACTCCATTTGTACTATATATGCCGCTTAGACATTGTATCCAATTTCGGGTTAAGATCCTATccatttggcaaaataaatggagtttgcaatttggagagagatggatacaaaaaatagatggtggatcccaccatcattaattatattttactttttttaaaattttatgtgtatttatcttttcaaatgaaagaaatgagAGGATCTTAACTCCAACTTCTTTCCATTTGTACATAAAAAATTACCTTAGCAATCCCTTTCTCCATTTTTTTCCCTGACTAAATTTTCCTCCTTCCATGAAATGAATGACACAGGAATATTTATAAAAGCAATGATGGATGTGGTTTGGTGAAATTCCACAAGAGCTATGGACTCTTACTTACCTAGAAAATTTGTATGCTTTCTTCTATCATTTTCCATTAATTGTTACAATTTCCCCTAATAACCATATAAATTTTATGGCATCCTATCCTATATTATTTAATTCTGCTAAGTTTCCATAAATTTTAAACAGGGAGCTTGGCAAAAATTACTCAAGAGGCTCTCTACCTTCAACCATTGGAATACTGACTCGTATAAGTTACATGTAAgttcttaatattttttctatttaatgtTAGGAAAAATCACTTTATTATaatcttatatatatttattctaTTTAGGTCATTTGGAATCAATGCTTTATCAGAGGAACTTCCAGAAGAGTTAGGAAATCTTACTCAACTACTCGCATTGTACGTTATTCACTTggctcttttattttttttatattagtggTTTTTTTAAGCCATATGAGTCACCTCGTCAATCCGAATAAAATATAGGACTTCATCTTAAAATTTCAGGTCAAATTTAGGGTTTAACCCACTATCCATTAAGGTTAGCCAATATGGACCACAATTATCCCATCTGACCCgcataactattttttttataaataaaatagtaatatttataaagtagaaagactttgcttTTCTATAGCCGAACAAATATTTCGtttgatgaaattaattacaataaagttcaatgcataaatattaaatactaCTCGTTATTTAATGGATATGGACTCAAATTTAATGGTATATGTGcatgtttaaaataattgtcgtttatataccaatgcaacatttattattttttcactaatatatttttatttattgaatttcatctcaCTGAATCACTCCACTAACTACAgtaatattttagtaaatgataccaaaaaaagtatttaaaaaattaaacaatttatgaatgtttcttaaaaaaacgaTTAATAATTGTATTgtcttttatgttttattttcttcttataataagtATGGAATGGAATTATAAAATAGAGGGGAGAGAGATACACTGAGGTGATGTGGAAAATGGTGTTGTCAATGAAAGTGCAATCACAGTTTATGGAAGGCATCACGGTTTTAACAGTGATATCAATTGGCTCTAAAGCTGTCCCGCTACAAATATTTTCGCTGATGGTTCACTTTATCTTATCAGCTGATAATCTCCATTTTGAGAATATCGAGTTGAGAGCTCTTGTTGTATAGGGTTCATATTTAGAAAGATTAGTAGTGTTGTGTTGgcttaattaaaattgaaatatatatcaCTTACCTTCAAAAGGATCAACAATAACATTTTGATCACTTTGCAGGCTAACCAAATAGCAAAAGATCATGCATATAAAGACAGTTGAAGGATACATGGTATACAAGGACAGAGGGCAGGGCCGGTCCAATGTATTTTTAAGTCTAAAGCGAAATTTAGATAGAGACCTTTCAAATGCGTCTAGAGaaaataagacaaaattaacaaaagaaaaaatcataagTTTCCTCAATTGAAAGTAATTCTATATGATGTATGTTAGACACTAAGCAAATGAGTATTTTGtcacttaaaaatcaaacattggTTTGTCACATTGTGAGAATATATCCTCTTTCGCTCTAATCCATTTCATTAGTGGGCGaccttttaaatatatatatatgtgtgtgtgtgtgcgccCGCGCGCGCGTGTGTTCTTGTTGAAAAAGAcctttatgtaaaaaaaaaattggaaaccaTTACTCCATTTGTACTATATATGCCGCTTAGACATTGTATCCAATTTCGGGTTAAGATCCTATccatttggcaaaataaatggagtttgcaatttggagagagatggatacaaaaaatagatggtggatcccaccatcattaattatattttactttttttaaaattttatgtgtatttatcttttcaaatgaaagaaatgagAGGATCTTAACTCCAACTTCTTTCCATTTGTACATAAAAAATTACCTTAGCAATCCCTTTCTCCATTTTTTTCCCTGACTAAATTTTCCTCCTTCCATGAAATGAATGACACAGGAATATTTATAAAAGCAATGATGGATGTGGTTTGGTGAAATTCCACAAGAGCTATGGACTCTTACTTACCTAGAAAATTTGTATGCTTTCTTCTATCATTTTCCATTAATTGTTACAATTTCCCCTAATAACCATATAAATTTTATGGCATCCTATCCTATATTATTTAATTCTGCTAAGTTTCCATAAATTTTAAACAGGGAGCTTGGCAAAAATTACTCAAGAGGCTCTCTACCTTCAACCATTGGAATACTGACTCGTATAAGTTACATGTAAgttcttaatattttttctatttaatgtTAGGAAAAATCACTTTATTATaatcttatatatatttattctaTTTAGGTCATTTGGAATCAATGCTTTATCAGAGGAACTTCCAGAAGAGTTAGGAAATCTTACTCAACTACTCGCATTGTACGTTATTCACTTggctcttttattttttttatattagtggTTTTTTTAAGCCATATGAGTCACCTCGTCAATCCGAATAAAATATAGGACTTCATCTTAAAATTTCAGGTCAAATTTAGGGTTTAACCCACTATCCATTAAGGTTAGCCAATATGGACCACAATTATCCCATCTGACCCgcataactattttttttataaataaaatagtaatatttataaagtagaaagactttgcttTTCTATAGCCGAACAAATATTTCGtttgatgaaattaattacaataaagttcaatgcataaatattaaatactaCTCGTTATTTAATGGATATGGACTCAAATTTAATGGTATATGTGcatgtttaaaataattgtcgtttatata belongs to Medicago truncatula cultivar Jemalong A17 chromosome 6, MtrunA17r5.0-ANR, whole genome shotgun sequence and includes:
- the LOC112422659 gene encoding uncharacterized protein, whose translation is MASGGEMEVVVAEAFTGFLGISSRKAVPQLKLFSLLQEMPQGQAEQIATLLWSVWKSRNLRVWENVTDTGQQISGDAGAADAPHTTAVMTDFAALVMTDSAATVALPVQCKWLKPHQGRLKCNVDASFSEALNCVGFGLCIRDEYRNFIKAKTLWSIPVCSSDVGEALGLYHAIQWVRELQLSNVDFELDAKKVVDYFNKGGNDISEFGAIMDECRKNCNDCFENSKVEFSRRQANVVAHTLAREVISLASPHIFDDVPLCIST